In a genomic window of Allomeiothermus silvanus DSM 9946:
- a CDS encoding AAA family ATPase, which translates to MDHSKLTKLTGVGPALAERIANHFGSEAEALAALSENPYRLMEVEGIGFRRADCIAQAHFGISPDDPIRHGYGNDWVLRQAGGRMPLDLYQARRMEIGLFDRRYELWGAFCDILLEPDLQDSPEFAQYVWLEPELRAEQSLARFLVKATRPTTNPFIMPNGIPTYLNEAQVNAVLKMSCPGFVPALCVTGGAGTGKTTVIAEAVRRLGAGAARIMTFTGKAAQRVRQALAGRGCEDFAEVSTLHRGLDYKPGEGFRRERFTESVVIIDEASMVPNWLLAQVVTRLEPLATLVLVGDVAQLPPIDAGFPFKDFIDAGVHTVTLTQNYRQENQREIFELAEAVRTRALQPPPLHASICATNLSAYEFNYWCEALLDPDQLPPLLDWQAITYRNADRERINLELQKIFNPHGGKAFEYWPRALPKEERKPITVKTGDKIAVRANVYSLEVMNGQTGIVRDVKLDRETYEPVSVIVEIEGRSVEVPLELAPDLLELGYCITTHKAQGSGWKEVFILQPGAVGFDSRRWWYTAISRAEEQLAILTQMGTRTWWANATKPMPFEPSSLLARFQRYASQPVGVR; encoded by the coding sequence ATGGACCACAGCAAACTCACCAAACTCACTGGGGTGGGACCCGCCTTGGCCGAGCGGATCGCCAATCACTTTGGGAGTGAAGCCGAAGCCCTGGCGGCCTTGTCTGAAAATCCCTATCGGCTGATGGAAGTAGAAGGCATCGGTTTTCGCCGGGCTGACTGCATTGCCCAGGCGCATTTTGGGATTTCCCCTGATGACCCTATCCGGCACGGCTACGGCAACGACTGGGTTTTGCGGCAAGCCGGGGGGCGGATGCCCCTCGACCTCTACCAGGCCAGACGAATGGAGATCGGACTCTTTGATCGTCGGTACGAGCTATGGGGAGCTTTTTGTGACATCCTCCTAGAACCTGATTTGCAAGATTCCCCGGAGTTTGCGCAGTACGTTTGGCTAGAGCCCGAGCTTAGGGCCGAACAAAGTTTGGCCCGCTTTTTGGTAAAGGCGACGCGACCAACCACTAACCCTTTTATCATGCCTAACGGCATTCCTACTTATCTAAACGAGGCTCAGGTAAATGCGGTATTGAAGATGTCCTGCCCCGGATTTGTCCCCGCTCTTTGCGTCACGGGCGGGGCAGGGACGGGTAAGACCACGGTGATCGCTGAGGCAGTGAGGCGGTTAGGGGCCGGGGCAGCAAGAATCATGACGTTTACGGGAAAGGCCGCCCAGCGGGTTAGGCAGGCACTCGCTGGGCGTGGTTGTGAGGATTTTGCCGAAGTCAGCACGCTGCATCGCGGATTGGATTACAAACCCGGGGAGGGATTCCGCAGGGAACGCTTTACGGAGTCCGTTGTAATCATCGACGAAGCCAGCATGGTGCCCAATTGGCTGCTGGCCCAGGTAGTGACGCGGCTAGAGCCCTTGGCAACGCTGGTGCTAGTCGGCGACGTGGCTCAGTTGCCGCCAATAGACGCCGGGTTCCCCTTCAAAGACTTTATCGACGCTGGGGTTCACACCGTAACTCTGACCCAAAACTACCGCCAGGAAAACCAGCGGGAAATTTTTGAGCTGGCCGAAGCAGTACGAACTCGAGCCCTCCAGCCCCCACCTTTGCATGCCTCGATCTGCGCCACCAATCTTTCCGCCTACGAGTTCAACTACTGGTGTGAAGCCTTGCTCGACCCAGATCAGCTACCCCCTTTGCTGGACTGGCAAGCCATCACGTACAGAAACGCTGACCGCGAGCGGATCAACCTGGAGTTGCAAAAAATATTCAACCCCCACGGGGGGAAAGCTTTCGAGTACTGGCCCCGCGCCCTCCCCAAGGAAGAACGAAAGCCGATCACGGTAAAGACGGGGGACAAAATCGCGGTGCGGGCAAATGTTTACTCCCTGGAGGTGATGAACGGTCAGACCGGGATCGTCCGGGATGTTAAGCTCGACCGCGAAACCTACGAACCGGTTTCGGTAATTGTAGAAATTGAAGGACGAAGTGTAGAAGTTCCGTTGGAACTGGCTCCAGATCTCCTCGAGTTGGGCTATTGCATCACCACTCACAAGGCCCAGGGGTCGGGGTGGAAGGAGGTGTTTATCTTGCAGCCGGGGGCAGTTGGGTTTGACTCCCGGCGCTGGTGGTATACGGCGATCTCGCGAGCTGAGGAACAGCTCGCAATCCTCACTCAAATGGGAACCAGGACCTGGTGGGCCAATGCCACCAAGCCTATGCCCTTCGAGCCGAGCAGCTTGCTCGCGCGGTTCCAGCGTTACGCCTCCCAGCCGGTGGGGGTTCGTTGA
- a CDS encoding helix-turn-helix domain-containing protein has product MIGERLKALREARQMSQYDLARAAHVSQGLIWQIEANRKNPGLKTLLRLANALSVSPDQLLPVVSHVGQEAPR; this is encoded by the coding sequence ATGATAGGTGAACGCCTAAAAGCTCTTCGAGAGGCACGGCAGATGTCACAGTACGATCTGGCCCGTGCTGCGCATGTCAGCCAAGGGCTAATCTGGCAAATTGAGGCCAACCGTAAAAATCCTGGCTTGAAAACGCTATTGCGGCTAGCAAACGCCCTATCTGTATCTCCTGACCAACTACTACCTGTAGTATCTCATGTAGGACAGGAGGCCCCCCGATGA
- a CDS encoding VRR-NUC domain-containing protein — protein sequence MPGAMDTHSFRRRLAEAMSEAEIQQGIVRYLRATGWVVLEIKGNAKRGGTVFQTKGIPDLYAARKGRSLWLEVKRPGQRPRPEQEALHERLRQEGCEVHVIDGIEALEKLL from the coding sequence ATGCCTGGGGCCATGGATACCCACAGCTTCCGCCGTCGTCTGGCTGAGGCCATGAGCGAGGCGGAAATCCAGCAAGGGATTGTGAGGTACCTACGGGCTACGGGCTGGGTAGTACTGGAGATCAAAGGCAACGCCAAGCGGGGTGGGACGGTATTTCAGACTAAGGGGATCCCTGACCTCTATGCCGCACGAAAGGGACGCAGCTTGTGGCTCGAGGTCAAACGGCCCGGCCAGAGGCCGCGCCCCGAGCAAGAAGCGCTCCATGAACGTTTGCGCCAGGAAGGGTGCGAGGTGCACGTCATAGACGGGATCGAAGCGCTGGAGAAGCTGTTATGA
- a CDS encoding S24 family peptidase, protein MTRYRIPVVDAGAGPPMWNENAEYITLHIPDLKGKPESELFAVRVGGDSMQPTLKDGDVVVFWTGGAVEPGRIVAVHVHWDGVIVKRLQRYNGSWYLYSDNPDHPPVPLTDNDRVLGVAATLVRKM, encoded by the coding sequence GTGACGCGGTATCGTATCCCCGTCGTAGATGCCGGAGCCGGGCCGCCGATGTGGAATGAAAACGCCGAATACATCACTCTCCACATCCCGGACCTCAAAGGCAAGCCGGAGTCTGAACTGTTCGCTGTGCGGGTCGGTGGGGATTCCATGCAGCCCACGCTCAAGGACGGGGACGTGGTGGTGTTCTGGACCGGGGGAGCAGTCGAGCCGGGGCGCATCGTGGCGGTGCATGTCCACTGGGATGGGGTCATCGTCAAGCGGTTACAGCGCTACAACGGTTCCTGGTACCTCTACTCTGATAACCCCGACCACCCGCCGGTTCCTCTTACCGATAACGACCGCGTCCTTGGGGTGGCAGCTACCCTGGTGCGGAAAATGTAG
- a CDS encoding helix-turn-helix domain-containing protein — protein MTDPTLIWQVAESLGFGRRVTYTPDEVAAILRMGRRQTYEQIRSGHIRAVRNGSRWLVPVNAIAEFVGAGREAISR, from the coding sequence ATGACTGACCCCACCCTCATCTGGCAAGTAGCCGAATCCCTCGGCTTTGGCCGCCGTGTGACCTACACCCCGGATGAGGTAGCAGCCATTTTGCGCATGGGCCGCAGGCAAACCTACGAGCAGATTCGCTCGGGGCATATCCGGGCTGTCCGCAACGGTAGCCGCTGGCTCGTACCAGTCAACGCCATTGCGGAATTCGTTGGGGCAGGGCGGGAGGCCATCTCCCGATGA